The following proteins are co-located in the Candidatus Brocadiaceae bacterium genome:
- a CDS encoding class I SAM-dependent methyltransferase gives MEIWKSYDITHREHVICNPMSEEKLARLVALLRLPTDARVVDIACGKGEFLIRLAEVYGVRGTGVDLSPFHIADAQRSVEARAPSAGITLIRMDGAEFKPDEPHSLDMASCIGASWVFGGHANTLEALDCMVRPGGWVIVGEPYWAQEPSEDYLKAVGCAREDFGSHVSNAEAGERRGMELVHTLVSNKDDWDRYEGLQWYAADEYARTHPDDPDLAEVAERVSRERAAYLRWGRDALGWAIYMFRSRSAT, from the coding sequence ATGGAGATATGGAAGTCCTACGACATCACCCACCGCGAACACGTGATATGCAACCCCATGAGCGAGGAGAAGCTGGCGCGTCTTGTGGCGCTTCTGCGCCTGCCGACCGACGCGCGGGTGGTTGACATCGCGTGTGGCAAGGGCGAGTTCCTGATTCGCCTGGCCGAAGTCTACGGCGTTCGCGGCACGGGCGTCGACCTTTCTCCCTTCCACATCGCCGATGCGCAAAGAAGCGTAGAGGCGCGGGCGCCGAGTGCCGGCATCACGTTGATTCGGATGGACGGCGCGGAGTTCAAACCCGACGAGCCGCACAGCCTGGATATGGCGTCATGTATTGGCGCCAGTTGGGTCTTCGGGGGGCACGCGAACACCCTCGAAGCACTGGACTGCATGGTGAGGCCCGGCGGCTGGGTGATCGTGGGAGAGCCATACTGGGCGCAGGAGCCGTCCGAGGACTACCTGAAGGCGGTGGGGTGCGCGCGAGAGGATTTCGGGAGCCACGTCTCCAATGCGGAGGCCGGCGAGCGGCGAGGAATGGAACTCGTCCATACCCTCGTGAGCAACAAGGACGACTGGGACAGGTACGAGGGCCTTCAGTGGTACGCTGCGGACGAGTACGCCCGAACCCATCCGGATGATCCGGACCTGGCGGAAGTGGCCGAGCGTGTGAGCCGGGAGAGGGCGGCGTACCTGCGTTGGGGACGCGATGCGCTTGGCTGGGCGATCTACATGTTCAGGTCGCGTTCTGCGACCTGA